In Streptomyces sp. HUAS ZL42, the DNA window CGATCAATGAGGAGCATCTGACCGCGACCGCGGCGGCGCACGGGGTGACCGTGGGGCGCGGCGACATCGTGCTGGTGCGTACCGGACAGCTTGCCCGTGCCCGGCGCGAGGGGTGGGGTGACTACGCAGGCGGCGCGGCCCCCGGGCTGTCGTTCACCACCGCAGGCTGGCTGCACGGCAGCGAGATCGCTGCGATCGCCACCGACACCTGGGGTTTCGAGGTGCGGCCCAACGAGTTCGAGCACGCCTTCCAGCCGTTGCACCAGGTGGCCATCCCGCACATCGGCCTGTTGATCGGTGAGATGTGGGACCTGGAGTCGCTCGCCGAGGACTGCGCGGTCGACGGCGTGTACGAGTTCTGGCTGACCGCCGCACCGCTGCCCATCACCGGAGCCGTCGGCTCTCCGGTCAATCCGATCGCCGTCAAGTAACAGCGGAACGAAGGAGTTCCCCATGAGCAACACCAGCAGAGTCCTCGTCGTGGGCGGCGGCGCCGCCGGCAACGCCGTGACGGTCCTGCTGCGCCGCGCCGGCGTCGAGGTGGACCTGATCGAGGCCAGGGCTGACTGGAACGCCACCGCCGGCTCCGGCATCACACTGCAGGGCAACGCGCTGCGCGTGCTGCGCGAACTCGGCGTGTGGGAACAGGTCGAGGCCTCCGGGTTCGCCTTCGGGTCGCTCGGTGTGACCGCCCCGGACGGCACGCTGCTCTTCGCCCACGAGGACATCCGCACCGGCGGTGACGACCTGCCCGCCACGGTCGGCATGCAGCGGCCGCGGCTCCAGCAGATCCTCATCGACGCCGTCCGCGCCTCCGGCGCCGACCTGCGCCTGGGCACCACCGCCGAGACCCTGGAGCAGGACGCCGAGGGCGTCTCGGTGCGGTTCAGCGACGGCACCGAGGGCCGCTACGGCCTGGTGATCGCCGCCGACGGCCTCAACTCCGCGACCCGCGCGGCGATCGGGATCACCGATAAGCCCGAGCCCACCGGCATGGCGATCTGGCGCGCCCCCGCCCCACGCCCCGAGGGGCTGGTCCGCACGGACCTGGCGTACGGCGGCCCGGCGTACATCGCGGGGTACTGCCCGACGAGCGAGACCACCATCTACGCGTACGTCGTCGAGGCCTGCCGCGACCGCGCCCTCATCGACCCGGCCACCTACGCGGACGAGATGCGCCGGCTCGCGCGCAGCTACGGCGGCCACTGGACCGAGATCACCGAGCACATCACCGACCCGGCGAAGGTCAACTACACCTGGTTCGACCGCCTGTTGGTGGAGGGCTCCTGGCATCGCGGCCGGGTCGTCCTCATCGGCGACGCGGCACACTGCTGCCCGCCCACCCTGGCCCAGGGGGCGGCCCTGTCCCTGGAGGACGCCTCCGTGCTGGCCGAGCTGCTGACCGGCGGGCGGGACTGGGACGACGCACTGCTCCAGGAGTTCTACGAGCGCCGCATCAGGCGGGTCCGGCCGGTCGTCGAGGCGTCGGTCCAGCTCGGGCAGTGGCAGCTGGACGGCGTGCGCGACGCCGACGTACCCGGTCTGATCGCCCGCACCCTCACCCCGCTCAGGGAACTGCCGTGACCGCACCGACAGTCGACGTCCACGCCCACCTCCTGGTCTTCGAGGTGGAGGAGGCCGTCGCCGATCACCCCGACCTCGCGGCGGCCCGGGCGCTGGACGCCCGCCGCAACGGTCCGGCCGCCCTCGCCGTGAGCGGGCCGATGGTGCGCGAGCGCATCCCGCGCCTCACCGACGTCGCCGTACGCCTCGCCGCGATGGACGCGCAGGGCGTGGACGTGCAGCTGGTCAGCCCGTCGCCCTCGCACTACCACTACTGGGCGGACGAGGCGACGGCCGAGAAGGTGTACCGGCTCGCCAATGAGGCGACGGCCGCGCACTGCGCCCAGGCGCCGGACCGGCTGCACGGTCTCGGGCTGGTCCCGCTGCAGCACCCGGAGCAGGCCGTGCTCGCCCTCGAACACGCCCTGGACCAGGGCCTGTCGGGAGTGGAGATCTCCTCGCACGCGCCGGGCCGCGAGCTGTCGGACCCGGCGTACGAGCCCTTGTGGACGCGGGCCGAGGAGACGGGCGCGATCCTGTTCCTGCACCCCTTCGGCTGCACGCTCGACGAACGCCTCGACCAGTGGTACCTGTCCAACACCGTCGGCCAGCCCACGGAGAACGCGGTGGCGCTGTCCCACCTCATCTTCTCCGGCGTACTGGACCGCCATCCGGGCCTGAAGCTGATCGCCGCGCACGGCGGCGGCTACCTCCCCACCCACATCGGCCGCTCCGACCACGCCTGGTCGGCCCGCTCCGACGCGGGCGCGGGCTGCGCCCATCCACCCAGCAGCTATCTGCGGCGCCTGTACTTCGACTCCCTGGTCCACGACCCGCACGTCCTGCGGGAGCTGATCCGGGTCGTCGGCGCCGACCGGGTGCTGCTCGGCTCCGACTTCCCCTTCGACATGGGGACCGAGGACCCGGTCGGCGCCCTGCGCGCCGCGCGGCTGTCCGACTCCGACTTCCACGCCGTACGCGGCGGCAACGCGGCCGCCCTCCTTCGGAAGGACTGAACTCATGCGCCTGCTCACCCATCTGCGGCACGTCGACCTGGCGGTGCCCGACTACGACAAACAGCTCGACTTCTACGCCGGCGTCTGGGGACTGACCAAGGTCGCCGAGGACTCCGGCATCTCCTTCCTGGCCGCCGAGGGCAGCCCCGAACAGTACGTCGTTCGGCTGCGCAGGGCCGACGAGAAGCGCCTCGACCTGGTCTCCTACGGCGCGGGCAGCCCGGCCGACGTGGACACCCTCGCCGAGCAACTCCTCGCCGGTGGCGTGCAGTTGGTCTCCCAGCCGGGCAAGATCGACACGCCCGGCGGCGGCTACG includes these proteins:
- a CDS encoding FAD-dependent oxidoreductase: MSNTSRVLVVGGGAAGNAVTVLLRRAGVEVDLIEARADWNATAGSGITLQGNALRVLRELGVWEQVEASGFAFGSLGVTAPDGTLLFAHEDIRTGGDDLPATVGMQRPRLQQILIDAVRASGADLRLGTTAETLEQDAEGVSVRFSDGTEGRYGLVIAADGLNSATRAAIGITDKPEPTGMAIWRAPAPRPEGLVRTDLAYGGPAYIAGYCPTSETTIYAYVVEACRDRALIDPATYADEMRRLARSYGGHWTEITEHITDPAKVNYTWFDRLLVEGSWHRGRVVLIGDAAHCCPPTLAQGAALSLEDASVLAELLTGGRDWDDALLQEFYERRIRRVRPVVEASVQLGQWQLDGVRDADVPGLIARTLTPLRELP
- a CDS encoding amidohydrolase family protein gives rise to the protein MTAPTVDVHAHLLVFEVEEAVADHPDLAAARALDARRNGPAALAVSGPMVRERIPRLTDVAVRLAAMDAQGVDVQLVSPSPSHYHYWADEATAEKVYRLANEATAAHCAQAPDRLHGLGLVPLQHPEQAVLALEHALDQGLSGVEISSHAPGRELSDPAYEPLWTRAEETGAILFLHPFGCTLDERLDQWYLSNTVGQPTENAVALSHLIFSGVLDRHPGLKLIAAHGGGYLPTHIGRSDHAWSARSDAGAGCAHPPSSYLRRLYFDSLVHDPHVLRELIRVVGADRVLLGSDFPFDMGTEDPVGALRAARLSDSDFHAVRGGNAAALLRKD